The following are encoded together in the Roseobacter denitrificans OCh 114 genome:
- a CDS encoding sulfatase-like hydrolase/transferase, whose product MTGQFPVRVGMHTVGLPGDPVGLSNEDPTLANMMKSLGYTTGQFGKNHLGDQNQFLPTTKGFDEYWVWLYHLNAMEYTSDPDWSDDPEFEAQYGPRNVIHAFATEEMDDTVDPRWGLVGNQRIVDDGPAPPERQKTLDDEVTARTLDFIDRAVESETPFFVWMAPARAHVWTHLSPEYEAMLGNGRGLQDVVMKELDDNVGKVLARLEALNISDNTIVVFTSDNGPETMTWPDGGTTPFYGEKGTTWEGGFRVPAIIKWPGKVPEGRVANGIFSGMDWMPTLVAAAGGPDNLPEVMLEGYEGYNVHLDSYNQLPYLLGGEESQRDEIVYYEGTSLQAIHYRDWKAHFVVQHHGWAGPKDELNAPLLFNLRRDPYEKAAEESGMYTIWMGKKMWAFGPAARLVQGHLQSFQAFPPRGAVVDNQDKVEKQVTTEGGMS is encoded by the coding sequence CTGACAGGTCAGTTTCCGGTCCGCGTCGGCATGCACACTGTCGGTCTGCCCGGCGATCCCGTGGGGTTGAGCAATGAGGACCCGACACTTGCGAACATGATGAAATCACTGGGCTATACCACCGGTCAGTTCGGCAAAAACCATCTGGGCGACCAGAACCAGTTTTTGCCCACGACGAAAGGTTTTGATGAATACTGGGTCTGGCTCTACCACCTGAATGCGATGGAATATACGTCCGACCCTGACTGGTCGGATGATCCCGAGTTCGAAGCACAGTACGGACCGCGCAATGTCATCCATGCCTTTGCCACCGAAGAGATGGACGACACCGTTGATCCGCGGTGGGGCTTGGTCGGCAACCAGCGCATTGTCGATGATGGCCCCGCGCCACCTGAGCGGCAAAAAACGCTTGATGACGAAGTGACCGCGAGGACGCTTGATTTCATTGACCGTGCCGTGGAAAGCGAAACGCCCTTCTTTGTCTGGATGGCCCCGGCCAGAGCGCACGTCTGGACCCACCTGAGCCCCGAGTATGAAGCGATGCTGGGCAATGGGCGCGGCTTGCAGGACGTCGTGATGAAAGAGCTGGACGACAACGTCGGCAAAGTGCTTGCCCGCCTTGAGGCTTTGAACATCAGTGATAATACGATCGTGGTCTTTACGTCGGACAACGGTCCCGAAACGATGACATGGCCTGATGGTGGTACAACCCCGTTTTACGGCGAAAAAGGCACCACATGGGAAGGTGGCTTTCGCGTACCGGCGATCATCAAATGGCCCGGAAAAGTGCCCGAGGGTCGTGTCGCCAACGGTATTTTCTCGGGTATGGACTGGATGCCAACGCTGGTCGCTGCCGCGGGTGGGCCAGACAATCTGCCCGAGGTGATGCTGGAGGGCTACGAGGGCTACAACGTGCACCTCGATAGCTACAACCAACTGCCCTATCTGCTGGGTGGGGAGGAGAGCCAGCGCGATGAGATCGTCTATTATGAAGGTACAAGCCTTCAGGCGATCCACTACCGCGACTGGAAAGCCCATTTTGTCGTGCAGCATCACGGCTGGGCTGGCCCAAAGGATGAACTGAACGCGCCTCTGCTCTTCAACCTTCGGCGTGACCCGTATGAAAAGGCAGCCGAAGAGTCGGGCATGTACACCATCTGGATGGGCAAGAAAATGTGGGCGTTTGGTCCCGCAGCGCGCCTTGTTCAGGGCCACTTGCAGAGCTTTCAGGCTTTCCCGCCGCGTGGCGCAGTAGTGGACAATCAGGATAAGGTGGAAAAGCAAGTCACCACGGAAGGTGGCATGTCCTAG
- a CDS encoding DUF302 domain-containing protein produces MHRFLTRALAWMFALTAMIAMAARADQAEVDELFTSVQAAVAAQGLNPVIEIDHARLAAAEGVEMPASRVQLFSDSAINASLMLENIRAGLDLPFRVLAFDQNGSTSLTYTSSAFLSQRHGLTDARALAAFDARLNDLVAHSERARVAPVPTLDVGPDFGIVELRSRYDVPETVARLKAAVTAQPDTIWFGEIDFQVEAAQLGISLVASRLLLFGGPAPGGVAMAEYPAIGLDAFCQKVFVYAGDDGNAVVIYNDIAALAKLHYGTSIDPHRMLNKRLRATFTPATE; encoded by the coding sequence ATGCACCGTTTCCTCACTCGCGCTTTAGCATGGATGTTTGCCCTCACAGCTATGATTGCGATGGCTGCAAGGGCAGACCAAGCGGAGGTTGATGAGCTGTTCACATCGGTTCAAGCGGCTGTGGCGGCGCAGGGTTTGAACCCTGTGATCGAGATCGACCACGCGCGTCTCGCAGCAGCCGAAGGCGTTGAGATGCCGGCGTCCCGCGTTCAACTTTTTTCGGACAGTGCCATCAACGCCAGTCTGATGCTGGAAAACATCCGCGCCGGCCTTGATTTGCCGTTTCGCGTGCTGGCCTTTGACCAGAACGGCAGCACCAGCCTGACCTACACATCGTCGGCGTTCCTGTCACAAAGGCATGGTTTGACCGATGCCCGGGCTCTTGCTGCGTTCGATGCGCGGTTGAATGATCTGGTTGCTCACTCGGAACGCGCGCGGGTTGCGCCGGTGCCGACACTTGATGTCGGCCCCGACTTTGGCATTGTTGAACTCCGGTCTCGGTATGATGTGCCCGAGACGGTCGCGCGTCTGAAGGCCGCCGTAACAGCGCAACCCGACACGATATGGTTCGGCGAAATCGACTTTCAGGTAGAAGCGGCACAGCTCGGCATCTCACTGGTCGCGTCACGGCTTTTGCTCTTTGGCGGTCCCGCGCCGGGGGGTGTCGCGATGGCAGAGTACCCCGCCATTGGATTGGATGCCTTTTGCCAAAAGGTATTTGTCTACGCGGGGGACGATGGCAACGCCGTAGTGATTTACAACGATATCGCAGCCTTGGCAAAACTGCACTATGGCACGTCGATCGACCCGCACAGAATGCTCAATAAACGGCTCCGTGCCACATTCACCCCTGCAACGGAATGA
- a CDS encoding complex I NDUFA9 subunit family protein has protein sequence MSKLVTIYGGSGFVGRYIARRMAKAGWRVRVAVRRPNEAMFVKPYGVVGQVEPVLCNVRDDASVRHVMMGADAVVNCVGILAEDSKNTFDTVQAEGAERIARIAAQEGVARMVHISAIGADAHSDSDYARTKALGEAGVLQHMPSAVILRPSIVFGPEDQFFNRFADMAKLGPVLPVVGAETRFQPVYVDDVAQAAEKALTETVAPGVYELGGPDVCSFRALMELMLETIHKRRLIVNIPFFAARIMGFTFDMIQKASLGLIRNGMITRDQVKNLARDNVVGEGQRGFDALGIEPVTMVSVLPEYLWRFRPSGQYDAIKKSAKNLRS, from the coding sequence ATGTCAAAGCTGGTTACGATCTATGGCGGTTCCGGGTTCGTAGGGCGCTATATCGCGCGGCGTATGGCCAAGGCGGGATGGCGGGTCCGGGTTGCCGTAAGGCGGCCCAATGAGGCCATGTTTGTGAAGCCTTACGGTGTTGTTGGACAGGTTGAACCTGTTTTGTGTAACGTGCGCGACGATGCGTCGGTGCGCCATGTCATGATGGGCGCCGATGCGGTCGTGAACTGCGTCGGTATCCTTGCAGAGGACAGCAAGAACACTTTTGATACGGTGCAGGCAGAGGGGGCGGAACGCATCGCGCGCATTGCTGCCCAAGAGGGTGTCGCACGGATGGTGCATATTTCTGCCATTGGGGCGGATGCGCATTCAGACAGCGATTACGCCCGCACGAAAGCGCTGGGAGAAGCCGGTGTCCTGCAGCATATGCCCTCTGCGGTGATCTTGCGGCCTTCAATCGTGTTTGGCCCCGAAGATCAATTCTTCAACCGCTTCGCTGATATGGCTAAACTCGGGCCGGTTTTGCCCGTTGTCGGCGCGGAAACCCGGTTTCAGCCGGTCTATGTTGATGACGTAGCGCAGGCCGCTGAAAAGGCTTTGACCGAAACGGTCGCGCCGGGTGTCTATGAACTGGGTGGGCCTGACGTCTGTTCTTTCCGCGCTTTGATGGAGCTTATGCTTGAGACGATCCACAAGCGTCGTTTGATCGTGAACATCCCGTTTTTTGCCGCGCGGATCATGGGCTTTACGTTTGACATGATCCAAAAGGCGTCGCTCGGTCTCATCAGGAATGGGATGATCACCCGGGATCAGGTGAAAAACCTTGCCAGGGACAACGTCGTGGGAGAGGGTCAGCGCGGGTTTGACGCGCTTGGTATTGAACCTGTCACGATGGTTTCCGTGTTGCCGGAATACCTTTGGCGTTTCCGCCCGTCCGGGCAATATGATGCGATCAAGAAATCTGCTAAAAACCTGCGATCTTAG
- a CDS encoding undecaprenyl-diphosphate phosphatase, whose product MTLFHLILVAAIQGLTEFLPVSSSGHLVLLPALTGQPDQGLAIDVAVHVGSLLAVILYFWSDVRIAATGSLRLARGKVDTQGAFLALCLIIATIPVMIAGLIIKLTGLDEMMRSVAVIGWTMLGFGLVLYWADRTGASTRTASGWTLKDAFLMGLAQILSLIPGTSRSGITITAARRLGYEREGAAKLAMLMSIPTIIASGAVLGADVIGEADWQMARDGALAAALAFVSALLALALMMRLLKSVSFTPYVVYRVILGLILLVYAYS is encoded by the coding sequence ATGACCCTTTTCCACCTCATTCTTGTCGCCGCCATTCAGGGCCTGACGGAGTTTTTGCCTGTCAGCTCTTCAGGCCATCTGGTGCTGCTGCCTGCCCTGACCGGACAGCCGGATCAGGGGCTTGCAATTGACGTCGCCGTCCACGTCGGATCGCTCCTGGCCGTCATCCTGTATTTCTGGAGCGACGTGCGCATCGCTGCCACAGGCTCTCTGAGGCTCGCCCGGGGCAAGGTGGACACCCAAGGCGCATTCCTCGCGCTTTGCCTCATCATCGCGACCATCCCGGTCATGATCGCGGGTCTTATCATAAAGCTGACCGGTCTTGACGAAATGATGCGATCTGTCGCCGTGATCGGGTGGACCATGCTCGGCTTTGGCCTTGTGCTTTACTGGGCTGACAGAACCGGCGCATCAACGCGCACCGCCAGCGGCTGGACGCTCAAAGATGCCTTCCTCATGGGCCTCGCACAGATCCTGTCCCTCATCCCGGGCACGTCACGCTCAGGCATCACGATCACTGCCGCGCGGCGTCTGGGCTACGAACGTGAAGGGGCCGCAAAGCTAGCAATGCTGATGTCCATCCCCACGATCATCGCGTCCGGCGCGGTTCTTGGCGCGGATGTCATTGGCGAAGCGGACTGGCAAATGGCAAGGGATGGCGCCCTCGCAGCAGCGCTTGCATTCGTCTCCGCGCTGCTCGCTCTCGCACTGATGATGCGCCTGCTGAAAAGCGTCAGCTTCACACCATATGTGGTCTACCGGGTAATCCTTGGCCTCATCCTGCTGGTCTATGCCTACAGCTAA
- a CDS encoding NAD(P)-dependent oxidoreductase, with protein sequence MASQQMLKFVTVERGMPEKREADVRREDFKEIYAEYADAKAKEQSSRCSQCGVPYCQTHCPLHNNIPDWLRLTAEGRLREAYEVSQATNTFPEICGRICPQDRLCEGNCVIEQSGHGTVTIGAVEKYITDTAWEEGWVLPIAPAQERTESVGIIGAGPGGLAAADVLRRAGVQVTVYDRYDRAGGLLTYGIPGFKLEKDVVMRRNKQLELGGITFELNCTVGEDISFEDIRARHDAVIIATGVYKSREIEAPGVGAQGLVRAIDFLTASNRKSFGDAVPEFDDGTLNAEGKRVVVIGGGDTAMDCVRTSVRQGATSVKCLYRRDRANMPGSQREVQNAEEEGVVFEWLSAPKGFVGDPVTGVMVQKMRLGAPDATGRQAPEVIEGADYVEEADIVIMALGFEPEDLPALWDQPELPVTRWGTIKAAFTTGETDLEGVYAVGDIVRGASLVVWAIRDGRDCAEAILQKLDAGAQIAAE encoded by the coding sequence ATGGCCAGTCAGCAGATGTTGAAGTTTGTCACTGTAGAGCGGGGCATGCCTGAAAAGCGTGAAGCGGACGTGCGCCGCGAGGACTTCAAGGAAATATATGCGGAGTATGCTGACGCCAAGGCCAAGGAGCAGTCCAGCCGGTGCAGCCAGTGCGGTGTGCCCTATTGCCAGACGCATTGCCCGCTGCACAACAATATTCCCGACTGGCTGCGCCTGACCGCCGAGGGCCGCCTGCGGGAAGCCTATGAAGTCAGTCAGGCCACCAACACATTCCCCGAGATTTGCGGTCGCATTTGCCCGCAGGACCGCCTGTGCGAAGGCAATTGCGTGATTGAGCAATCCGGCCATGGCACCGTCACCATCGGGGCGGTGGAAAAATACATCACCGATACCGCCTGGGAAGAAGGCTGGGTTCTGCCGATCGCACCCGCGCAGGAGCGGACCGAATCCGTGGGCATCATCGGCGCGGGTCCGGGCGGGCTGGCGGCGGCGGATGTGCTGCGCCGGGCCGGGGTGCAGGTCACGGTTTATGACCGGTACGACCGCGCGGGCGGCCTGCTCACCTATGGCATTCCGGGGTTCAAGCTGGAGAAAGACGTGGTGATGCGCCGCAACAAGCAGTTGGAGCTTGGCGGCATCACCTTTGAGTTGAATTGCACGGTGGGTGAAGACATCTCGTTTGAAGATATCCGCGCCAGGCACGACGCGGTCATCATTGCCACCGGGGTCTATAAATCAAGGGAGATCGAAGCCCCCGGCGTGGGCGCGCAGGGCCTTGTGCGCGCGATAGATTTCCTGACGGCGAGCAACCGCAAGAGCTTTGGCGATGCGGTGCCGGAATTCGATGACGGGACGTTGAATGCCGAGGGCAAGCGCGTGGTCGTCATCGGCGGCGGCGACACGGCGATGGACTGTGTGCGCACGTCGGTGCGGCAGGGGGCGACGTCGGTCAAATGCCTTTATCGCCGCGACCGTGCGAATATGCCGGGATCCCAGCGCGAGGTCCAGAACGCCGAAGAAGAGGGCGTTGTTTTCGAATGGCTCTCCGCGCCGAAAGGGTTTGTTGGCGACCCGGTGACGGGTGTGATGGTGCAAAAGATGCGTCTGGGCGCACCCGATGCCACCGGACGGCAGGCGCCGGAAGTGATCGAGGGGGCCGATTACGTTGAAGAGGCCGACATCGTCATCATGGCGCTGGGCTTTGAGCCTGAGGATTTGCCCGCGCTTTGGGATCAGCCGGAACTGCCGGTCACGCGCTGGGGCACGATCAAGGCGGCCTTTACGACGGGTGAGACCGATCTTGAGG